In Inquilinus sp. Marseille-Q2685, the following proteins share a genomic window:
- a CDS encoding universal stress protein, producing the protein MAKVLACIDGSIYSHSVCDLSAWAASRLNQPVELLHVLGRREVSTIPVDISGTLVAYSQDILAELAAMDEQRAGLSQKRGRLILDEGRARLKEAGVADVDTHLYNGDLVETVGEFEPDASVIVIGKRGEAADFAKLHPGSNLERVARAAKKPVLVAARAFKPIRRFLIAFDGGPSVTKAVELIASGQLLRGLEGHLLMAGSPDEEAEARLDAAEARLRDAGWDIRARILPGEPEAVIAAEVAEASIDLLVMGAYGHSRIRNLIIGSTTTAMVRSCLIPVLMLR; encoded by the coding sequence ATGGCCAAGGTGCTCGCCTGTATCGACGGCTCGATCTACTCCCACAGCGTCTGCGATCTTTCCGCCTGGGCCGCCTCGCGGCTGAACCAGCCGGTCGAGCTGCTGCACGTTCTGGGCCGCCGCGAGGTGTCGACCATCCCGGTCGACATCAGCGGCACGCTGGTGGCCTATTCCCAGGACATCCTGGCCGAGCTGGCGGCGATGGACGAGCAGCGGGCCGGCCTGTCGCAGAAGCGCGGCCGGCTGATCCTCGACGAAGGCCGCGCCCGGCTGAAGGAGGCCGGCGTCGCCGATGTCGACACCCATCTCTACAACGGCGATCTGGTCGAGACGGTCGGCGAGTTCGAGCCCGACGCCAGCGTCATCGTCATCGGCAAGCGCGGCGAGGCGGCGGATTTCGCCAAGCTGCATCCCGGCTCGAATCTCGAACGGGTGGCGCGCGCCGCCAAGAAGCCGGTGCTGGTCGCCGCCCGCGCCTTCAAGCCGATCCGGCGCTTCCTGATCGCCTTCGACGGCGGCCCGAGCGTGACCAAGGCGGTCGAGCTGATCGCCAGCGGCCAGCTGCTGCGCGGGCTGGAGGGTCATCTGCTGATGGCCGGCAGCCCGGACGAGGAGGCCGAGGCCAGGCTGGATGCCGCCGAGGCCAGGCTGCGCGACGCCGGCTGGGACATCCGGGCCCGGATCCTGCCCGGCGAGCCGGAGGCGGTGATCGCGGCCGAGGTGGCCGAGGCGTCGATCGACCTGCTGGTGATGGGCGCCTACGGCCATTCCCGCATCCGCAACCTGATCATCGGCAGCACCACCACCGCGATGGTGCGGTCCTGCCTGATCCCGGTGTTGATGCTGCGCTGA
- a CDS encoding endonuclease/exonuclease/phosphatase family protein gives MALYDAPCRTGILPETPIQTASARPIVVGSYNVHKCVGLDRRFDPLRIAAVVAELDADVVALQEVDRRFGRRSGLLDAETLRRDSGLHLVHVSDLPDGHGWHGNALLVREGEVTRLRRLNLPGAEPRGAIVTELALPAGRLRVVAAHFGLLRRCRMRQSAMILDEIAAGESMPTLLVGDLNEWRPGRRSSLRPLGALFGPLQASPPSFPAPLPLVSLDRILGWPQGVLRQVEVHRSPLSRIASDHLPLRAVIDLAIPLPASSAPLSEAA, from the coding sequence ATGGCCCTGTACGACGCACCCTGCCGCACCGGCATCCTGCCCGAGACTCCGATCCAGACGGCCTCCGCCCGTCCGATCGTCGTCGGCTCGTACAACGTCCACAAATGTGTCGGACTGGACCGGCGCTTCGATCCGCTGCGCATCGCCGCCGTGGTCGCGGAGCTCGATGCCGACGTGGTCGCGCTGCAGGAGGTGGACCGCCGGTTCGGCCGCCGCTCCGGCCTGCTCGATGCCGAGACGCTGCGCCGCGACAGCGGCCTGCATCTGGTGCATGTCTCCGATCTCCCCGACGGTCATGGCTGGCACGGCAACGCCCTGCTGGTGCGCGAGGGCGAGGTTACCCGCCTGCGTCGCCTCAACCTGCCGGGGGCGGAGCCGCGCGGCGCCATCGTCACCGAGCTGGCCCTGCCCGCCGGCCGCCTGCGGGTGGTCGCGGCCCATTTCGGCCTGCTGCGCCGCTGCCGGATGCGCCAGTCCGCCATGATCCTCGACGAGATCGCCGCGGGCGAGAGCATGCCGACGCTCCTGGTCGGCGACCTCAACGAATGGCGCCCGGGGCGGCGCTCCTCGCTACGGCCGCTCGGCGCCCTGTTCGGGCCGCTGCAGGCGAGCCCGCCCAGCTTCCCCGCGCCGCTGCCCCTGGTCTCGCTCGACCGCATCCTGGGCTGGCCGCAGGGCGTTCTTCGCCAGGTCGAGGTCCATCGCAGCCCGTTGTCGCGGATCGCGTCGGACCACCTGCCGCTGCGGGCCGTGATCGACCTGGCCATCCCCCTGCCCGCCTCCTCGGCGCCGCTGTCGGAAGCCGCCTGA
- a CDS encoding protein-L-isoaspartate O-methyltransferase — MVDYAAARLNMVEGQIKPNKVIDQALIDAMMAVPRERFVPADRRGVAYVDEDVAIGGGRVLMEPRVLGRLLNDARIKPDSRVLIVGAGTGYSAAVVARFAGKVVALEEDKALLATARGTLSELGVQGVTLAEGRLAEGWPAEGPYDVILIDGAVAEVPEALIAQMAPGGRLLTVVDDGNGVGRAMLVSAVDGVASQRPLFDATTAILPGFERKPAFQF; from the coding sequence ATGGTCGACTACGCAGCCGCCCGCCTGAACATGGTCGAAGGGCAGATCAAGCCCAACAAGGTCATCGACCAGGCCCTGATCGACGCCATGATGGCCGTCCCGCGTGAGCGCTTCGTGCCGGCCGACCGGCGGGGCGTCGCTTATGTCGACGAGGATGTGGCGATCGGCGGCGGCCGGGTGCTGATGGAGCCGCGGGTCCTCGGGCGTCTGCTGAACGACGCCCGGATCAAGCCCGACAGCCGCGTGCTGATCGTCGGTGCCGGCACCGGCTACAGCGCTGCCGTCGTCGCCCGGTTCGCCGGCAAGGTGGTGGCGCTGGAGGAGGACAAGGCGCTTCTCGCCACGGCGCGCGGAACCCTGTCGGAGCTCGGCGTGCAAGGCGTGACCCTGGCCGAAGGACGGCTGGCCGAGGGCTGGCCGGCCGAGGGACCCTACGACGTCATCCTGATCGACGGCGCCGTCGCCGAGGTGCCCGAGGCCCTGATCGCGCAGATGGCGCCCGGCGGCCGCCTGCTCACTGTGGTGGATGACGGCAACGGCGTCGGCCGTGCTATGCTGGTCAGCGCGGTCGATGGAGTCGCGTCGCAGCGCCCGCTGTTCGACGCGACGACGGCGATCCTGCCGGGCTTCGAGCGCAAGCCGGCCTTCCAGTTCTGA
- a CDS encoding rhodanese-like domain-containing protein, which yields MQQFEIDVATLADWRRDGTGHVLVDVREPQELAVCRIEGSLDIPMGEIPGRVEEIPGDRPVVVMCHHGGRSAQVVRWLSARGMDNVVNLRGGIDAWAREIDPTMGRY from the coding sequence GTGCAGCAGTTCGAGATCGACGTGGCGACCCTGGCGGATTGGCGGCGCGACGGCACGGGGCATGTGCTGGTCGACGTGCGCGAGCCGCAGGAGCTGGCGGTGTGCCGGATCGAGGGCTCGCTCGACATCCCGATGGGCGAGATCCCGGGCCGGGTGGAAGAGATTCCGGGCGATCGCCCGGTGGTCGTCATGTGTCACCACGGGGGGCGCAGCGCGCAGGTGGTGCGGTGGCTTTCGGCGAGGGGCATGGACAACGTGGTCAATCTGCGCGGGGGCATCGACGCCTGGGCGCGCGAGATCGACCCAACCATGGGACGGTATTGA
- a CDS encoding TolC family outer membrane protein has product MTRYGRFGLSTAVLSAVLVLGAGPASAQSMTEALASAYATNPDLAADIANLKAVNEGVAQALSGYRPNVSASASISSQFTNTTSDNVPTSGGIIDQLQPSGQRGDPLNGGGREGYWHEVNPATLGITVTQNVYNGGQTEAAVNQAENTVMATRAVVQTTEQTVLLDAATAYADVVQAQAALDVQRNNEAVLRRQLQATQDRFNVGEVTRTDVSQAEASLASATAGRIEAEGTLRASRATFERFIGQPPGTLETPAVPAGLPTSMQDAIPKAQANYPGIVAAVFTERAAADNIDLQFGALLPQLSLQARIQRQYSTVSHPKSSSGAQNRIDSAAIVAQLTIPLYSQGNQESLVRQARYTHGQRRIQIESQRRTAIQGAVQAWQALVTARAAIKSFQAAVKAEQLAVEGLQQEAQVGSRTVLDVLTEQQNLLEAQLSLVQARRNEVVAGYQLRNAIGTLTAQDMGLPVKVYDPEPDYQKTRARWFGTSVDE; this is encoded by the coding sequence ATGACACGATATGGACGGTTCGGGCTCTCCACCGCGGTGTTGTCCGCCGTGCTGGTGCTGGGGGCCGGCCCGGCCTCGGCCCAGTCGATGACCGAGGCGCTGGCGTCGGCCTATGCCACCAATCCGGACCTCGCCGCCGACATCGCCAATTTGAAGGCGGTCAATGAAGGCGTCGCCCAGGCGCTGTCCGGCTACCGGCCGAATGTGAGCGCCAGCGCCAGCATCTCAAGCCAGTTCACCAACACCACCAGCGACAACGTCCCGACCTCGGGCGGCATCATCGATCAGCTGCAGCCCAGTGGCCAGAGAGGCGATCCTCTGAACGGCGGCGGCCGCGAGGGCTACTGGCACGAGGTCAACCCGGCCACGCTCGGCATCACGGTCACGCAGAACGTCTACAATGGCGGGCAGACCGAGGCCGCGGTCAACCAGGCCGAGAACACGGTCATGGCGACCCGCGCCGTGGTCCAGACCACCGAGCAGACGGTGCTGCTGGACGCCGCCACCGCCTATGCCGACGTGGTCCAGGCCCAGGCGGCGCTGGACGTGCAGCGCAACAACGAGGCGGTGCTGCGGCGGCAGCTGCAGGCGACCCAGGACCGGTTCAATGTCGGCGAGGTGACGCGCACCGACGTCAGCCAGGCCGAGGCCAGCCTGGCCAGCGCCACCGCCGGGCGGATCGAGGCCGAGGGCACCTTGCGCGCCAGCCGGGCCACCTTCGAGCGCTTCATCGGCCAGCCGCCGGGGACGCTGGAGACGCCGGCGGTGCCGGCCGGGCTGCCGACCTCGATGCAGGACGCGATCCCGAAGGCCCAGGCGAACTATCCGGGCATCGTCGCGGCGGTGTTCACCGAGCGCGCTGCGGCCGACAACATCGACCTGCAGTTCGGCGCGCTGCTGCCGCAGCTGAGCCTGCAGGCGCGGATCCAGCGGCAATATTCGACGGTCTCGCATCCGAAGAGCAGCAGCGGGGCGCAGAACCGCATCGATTCCGCGGCGATCGTGGCGCAGCTGACCATCCCGCTGTATTCCCAGGGCAACCAGGAATCGCTGGTGCGCCAGGCCCGCTACACCCATGGCCAGCGGCGGATCCAGATCGAATCGCAGCGCCGCACGGCGATCCAAGGGGCGGTGCAGGCCTGGCAGGCGCTGGTGACGGCGCGGGCGGCGATCAAGTCGTTCCAGGCCGCGGTCAAGGCCGAGCAGCTGGCGGTGGAAGGCCTGCAGCAGGAGGCCCAGGTCGGGTCGCGCACCGTGCTCGACGTGCTGACCGAGCAGCAGAACCTGCTCGAGGCCCAGCTCAGCCTGGTGCAGGCCCGGCGCAACGAGGTGGTCGCGGGCTATCAGCTGCGCAACGCGATCGGCACCCTGACGGCGCAGGACATGGGCCTGCCGGTCAAGGTCTACGACCCGGAGCCCGACTACCAGAAGACCCGCGCCCGCTGGTTCGGCACCTCCGTCGACGAGTGA
- a CDS encoding DUF2497 domain-containing protein, with the protein MSETRAQQEPSMEEILASIRRMITEDDPARGRAVPADSARAQPTPSASSSPADDDVLELTEALDEPQPAAPPPAAAAEDDSVVSPASASAALAALARLSAAAPPAATVHKSQTVDDLVRELLRPMLKEWLDANLPRLVEQAVEREVSRIARGAVRR; encoded by the coding sequence ATGAGCGAGACGCGGGCACAGCAGGAGCCGTCGATGGAGGAGATCCTGGCCTCCATCCGGCGCATGATCACCGAGGACGATCCGGCGCGCGGCCGGGCCGTCCCGGCCGACTCTGCGCGAGCCCAGCCGACGCCGTCCGCCTCGTCCTCTCCGGCCGATGACGACGTGCTGGAGCTGACCGAGGCGCTGGACGAGCCGCAACCGGCCGCGCCACCGCCGGCTGCAGCCGCGGAGGACGATTCCGTGGTCTCCCCGGCCAGCGCCAGCGCCGCGCTGGCCGCCCTGGCCCGGCTGAGCGCCGCGGCCCCGCCGGCGGCGACGGTGCACAAGAGCCAGACGGTGGACGATCTGGTGCGCGAATTGCTGCGGCCCATGCTGAAGGAATGGCTCGACGCCAACCTGCCGCGGCTGGTCGAGCAGGCGGTCGAGCGGGAGGTATCCCGCATCGCCCGCGGCGCCGTCCGGCGCTGA
- a CDS encoding valine--tRNA ligase has translation MLDKTYGPREVEAKLYPEWEDSGAFANNVQSNAAPFTIMMPPPNVTGSLHMGHAFNMTLQDVLTRFNRRRGRDALWQPGTDHAGIATQMVVERELAKQGVKRQDLGREGFLEKVWEWKAQSGGAITSQLRRLGATPNWTRERFTMDEGLSRAVVKVFVQLHREGLIYRDKRLVNWDPKLRTSVSDLEVEQKETKGHLWHFRYPIEGQEGQYIVVATTRPETMLGDAAVAVHPDDERYKDLVGKHAILPLVGRRIPIVADEYSDPEKGSGAVKITPAHDFNDFEVGRRHDLPLINILDEEARLNDQVPEAYRGLDRYEARKRVVADLEALGLVEKIEDHVHAVPHGDRGGVPIEPFLTEQWYLKAEVLAKPAIESVEQGRTVLLPKMAESIFFEWMRNIQPWCISRQLWWGHQIPAWYGPDGTIFVEESEAEAKAAAENHYGEPVELRRETDVLDTWFSSALWPFSTLGWPDRTPELQRYYPGDVLVTGFDIIFFWVARMMMMGIHFMGEVPFRTVYFHSLVRDEKGQKMSKSKGNVIDPLDLVDRYGADALRMTLVSLAAGRDIKLGPQQVEGYRNFATKLWNAARFCEMNECRPVPGYDPAANKLTLNRWIVGEVVKTAEKAAAALEGFRFSEAAQALYQFTWAGFCDWYLEFAKPVFSGEDAAAKAETRATAAWALEQILHLLNPIMPFETEELWRHLADRGDATLVTQPWPDYPAGLVDPQAAAEMDWVIRLISAVRTIRSEMNVPPSAELAATLRGASPETKGRLETHGALIRRLARLASIEASEAEPAKGSAQAVVDEATLVLPLAGIIDLDKERARLTKEIEKNASEVEKIDRKLGNAQFLEKAPDEVVEEQRERRAEAQAAIERLRDALARVAG, from the coding sequence ATGCTGGACAAGACTTACGGGCCGCGCGAGGTCGAAGCCAAGCTCTATCCCGAATGGGAAGACAGCGGCGCCTTCGCCAACAACGTCCAGTCGAACGCGGCGCCCTTCACCATCATGATGCCGCCGCCGAACGTGACCGGCAGCCTGCATATGGGCCATGCCTTCAACATGACCCTGCAGGACGTGCTGACGCGCTTCAACCGGCGGCGCGGTCGCGACGCGCTGTGGCAGCCCGGCACCGACCATGCCGGCATCGCCACCCAGATGGTGGTCGAGCGCGAGTTGGCGAAGCAGGGCGTCAAGCGCCAGGATCTCGGCCGCGAGGGCTTCCTGGAGAAGGTCTGGGAGTGGAAGGCGCAGTCCGGCGGGGCCATCACCAGCCAGTTGCGCCGCCTCGGCGCCACCCCGAACTGGACGCGCGAGCGCTTCACCATGGACGAGGGCCTGTCCCGCGCCGTGGTCAAGGTGTTCGTGCAGCTGCATCGCGAGGGCCTGATCTACCGCGACAAGCGGCTGGTGAACTGGGATCCGAAGCTGCGCACCTCGGTCTCCGATCTCGAGGTCGAGCAGAAGGAGACCAAGGGCCATCTCTGGCACTTCCGCTACCCGATCGAGGGGCAGGAGGGCCAGTATATCGTCGTGGCCACGACCCGGCCGGAGACGATGCTGGGCGACGCCGCCGTCGCCGTGCATCCGGATGACGAGCGCTACAAGGACCTGGTCGGCAAGCACGCGATCCTGCCGCTGGTCGGCCGCCGCATCCCGATCGTGGCCGACGAATACTCCGACCCAGAGAAGGGCTCGGGCGCGGTGAAGATCACCCCGGCGCACGACTTCAACGATTTCGAGGTCGGCCGCCGCCACGACCTGCCGCTGATCAACATCCTCGACGAGGAGGCGCGGCTGAACGACCAGGTGCCGGAGGCTTATCGCGGCCTCGACCGGTACGAAGCGCGCAAGCGCGTGGTCGCCGACCTTGAGGCGCTGGGGCTGGTCGAGAAGATCGAGGACCATGTCCATGCGGTGCCGCATGGCGACCGCGGCGGCGTGCCGATCGAGCCGTTCCTGACCGAGCAGTGGTATCTGAAGGCCGAGGTGCTGGCGAAGCCGGCGATCGAATCGGTCGAGCAGGGCCGCACCGTGCTGCTGCCGAAGATGGCGGAGAGCATCTTCTTCGAGTGGATGCGCAACATCCAGCCCTGGTGCATCAGCCGGCAGCTGTGGTGGGGCCACCAGATCCCGGCCTGGTACGGGCCGGATGGCACGATCTTCGTTGAGGAGAGCGAGGCCGAGGCCAAGGCCGCCGCCGAGAACCACTACGGCGAGCCGGTCGAGCTGCGGCGCGAGACCGACGTGCTCGACACCTGGTTCTCCTCCGCCCTGTGGCCGTTCTCGACGCTCGGCTGGCCGGACCGGACGCCGGAGCTCCAGCGCTACTATCCCGGCGACGTGCTGGTCACCGGCTTCGACATCATCTTCTTCTGGGTCGCCCGGATGATGATGATGGGCATCCATTTCATGGGCGAGGTGCCGTTCCGCACCGTGTACTTCCACTCCCTGGTCCGCGACGAGAAGGGCCAGAAGATGTCGAAGTCCAAGGGCAACGTCATCGACCCGCTAGACCTGGTCGACCGCTACGGCGCGGACGCGCTGCGCATGACCCTGGTGTCGCTGGCCGCCGGCCGCGACATCAAGCTGGGGCCGCAGCAGGTCGAGGGCTATCGCAACTTCGCCACCAAGCTGTGGAACGCGGCACGTTTCTGCGAGATGAACGAGTGCCGGCCGGTGCCCGGCTACGACCCGGCGGCGAACAAACTGACGCTGAACCGCTGGATCGTCGGCGAGGTGGTGAAGACGGCGGAGAAGGCGGCCGCGGCGCTGGAAGGCTTCCGCTTCAGCGAGGCGGCGCAGGCGCTGTACCAGTTCACCTGGGCCGGCTTCTGCGACTGGTATCTCGAATTCGCCAAGCCGGTCTTCTCGGGCGAGGACGCGGCGGCCAAGGCCGAGACCCGGGCCACCGCGGCCTGGGCGCTGGAGCAGATCCTGCACCTCTTGAACCCGATCATGCCGTTCGAGACCGAGGAGCTGTGGCGGCATCTCGCCGACCGCGGCGACGCCACGCTGGTGACCCAGCCCTGGCCGGACTATCCGGCCGGCCTGGTCGACCCGCAGGCGGCGGCGGAGATGGACTGGGTGATCCGCCTGATCTCGGCGGTCCGCACCATCCGGTCGGAGATGAACGTGCCGCCCTCGGCCGAGCTGGCGGCGACGCTGCGCGGCGCCTCGCCGGAGACCAAGGGCCGGCTCGAGACCCATGGCGCGCTGATCCGCCGCCTGGCCCGGCTGGCCTCGATCGAGGCCTCGGAGGCGGAGCCGGCGAAGGGCTCCGCCCAGGCGGTGGTTGACGAGGCGACGCTGGTGCTGCCGCTGGCCGGGATCATCGATCTCGACAAGGAGCGGGCGCGGCTGACCAAGGAGATCGAGAAGAACGCCTCCGAGGTCGAGAAGATCGACCGCAAGCTCGGCAACGCCCAGTTCCTGGAGAAGGCGCCGGACGAGGTGGTCGAGGAGCAGCGCGAGCGCCGCGCCGAGGCCCAGGCCGCGATCGAGCGGCTGCGCGACGCCCTGGCCCGGGTCGCCGGCTAG
- a CDS encoding CBS domain-containing protein codes for MRIAEVMTSDVAVVRPRDSIRHAAQRMDDLNIGSLPVCDGKRLVGMITDRDITVRVTAAGLDPENTAVSDAMSQDVRWCWADDDVEEVSELMGEAQVRRVPVINADKQLVGMVSLGDLSTKHAPGAAETLEEVSTPSVPDRSGRET; via the coding sequence ATGAGAATAGCCGAGGTGATGACCAGCGATGTCGCGGTGGTGCGGCCGCGGGACAGCATTCGCCATGCGGCGCAGCGGATGGACGACCTGAACATCGGGTCGCTGCCGGTGTGCGACGGCAAGCGTCTGGTCGGCATGATCACCGACCGCGACATCACCGTCCGCGTGACCGCCGCAGGGCTGGACCCGGAAAATACGGCGGTCTCGGACGCCATGTCCCAGGATGTGCGCTGGTGCTGGGCGGATGACGACGTCGAGGAGGTGTCGGAGCTGATGGGCGAGGCCCAGGTCCGCCGCGTCCCCGTGATCAATGCCGACAAGCAGCTGGTCGGCATGGTCTCGCTCGGCGACTTGTCGACCAAGCACGCACCGGGCGCGGCGGAAACGCTGGAGGAGGTATCGACTCCCTCCGTCCCCGATCGAAGCGGGAGAGAGACATGA
- a CDS encoding DUF2267 domain-containing protein: MSATGLEVFDKTLQTTNIWLNEIGETLGPDRQRCYHALRAVLQTLRDRLSVESAAHLSAQLPMLVRGIFYDGYHPSGTPETVRSQDEFLQRVSARLDSGRAIDSGDAARAVFAVLAHHMPEGTVRHVTDTLPDEIRRLFPQQPAH, from the coding sequence ATGAGCGCGACCGGCCTGGAAGTCTTCGACAAGACGCTGCAGACCACCAACATCTGGCTGAACGAGATCGGCGAGACGCTGGGGCCCGACCGGCAGCGCTGCTACCACGCGCTGCGCGCCGTCCTGCAGACGCTGCGGGACCGGCTGAGCGTCGAATCGGCCGCCCATCTCTCGGCCCAACTGCCGATGCTGGTGCGCGGCATCTTCTATGACGGCTACCACCCGAGCGGCACCCCCGAGACGGTGCGCAGCCAGGACGAGTTCCTGCAGCGGGTCTCGGCGCGGCTGGACAGCGGCCGGGCGATCGATTCCGGCGATGCGGCCCGAGCCGTGTTCGCTGTCCTGGCCCATCACATGCCCGAAGGCACGGTGCGCCACGTGACCGACACTCTGCCGGACGAGATCCGGCGGCTGTTCCCGCAGCAACCCGCGCACTGA
- a CDS encoding helix-turn-helix domain-containing protein, whose product MLDVDVIDDPAAAAAALEPVRSRLLAELAEPASAAGLATRLGIPRQKVNYHLRALEAHRLVREAETRRWGGLTERLYVATATSYLVSPQALGPVAADPGRTSDRLSASYLIALAARIVREVGGLWRAARRAEKRLATLSIDTEIRFASPADRAAFTQELTASIAALAARYHNASVPGGRDHRLVLMAYPKPADLSKGEQACH is encoded by the coding sequence ATGCTGGACGTGGATGTCATCGATGACCCGGCGGCCGCAGCGGCCGCGCTCGAGCCGGTCCGCAGCCGCCTGCTGGCGGAGCTGGCCGAGCCGGCGTCGGCCGCCGGGCTGGCGACCCGGCTCGGGATCCCGCGGCAGAAGGTGAACTACCATCTGCGGGCGCTGGAGGCGCACCGGCTGGTCCGCGAGGCGGAGACGCGGCGCTGGGGCGGCCTGACCGAGCGGCTCTATGTTGCCACCGCCACCTCCTATCTCGTCTCGCCGCAGGCGCTGGGACCGGTCGCCGCCGATCCCGGGCGCACCTCCGACCGGCTGTCGGCCAGCTACCTGATCGCGCTGGCCGCCCGCATCGTGCGCGAGGTCGGCGGCCTGTGGCGCGCCGCCCGCCGCGCCGAGAAGCGGCTGGCCACCCTGTCGATCGACACCGAGATCCGCTTCGCGTCGCCGGCCGACCGGGCCGCCTTCACCCAGGAGCTGACGGCGTCGATCGCCGCCCTGGCGGCGCGCTACCACAACGCGTCGGTGCCGGGCGGGCGGGACCACCGCCTGGTCCTGATGGCCTATCCCAAGCCCGCCGACTTATCGAAAGGGGAGCAGGCATGCCATTGA
- a CDS encoding SRPBCC domain-containing protein — translation MPLKSDATRRWVELDVLLPGTPEQVWQAIATGPGLSAWFTATQVEERVGGAIRFEFGEGMASAGTVTAWEPPFRFAYEETGWNGEAPPVATECVITSRSGDTCVLRLVHTLFTTDGRWDDELEGFESGWPGFFVILQLYLKRFAGLPAAPARAMAMHPGPDLAAWTDLAGRLGFAGANVGERWATPAGVPALAGTVERVQQDAKSREVTVALDQPAPGIALIGVHGWQGRARVAASVFFYGDRAADTAARFEAELRRWTRETYPDKEEG, via the coding sequence ATGCCATTGAAGAGCGACGCGACGCGGCGCTGGGTCGAGCTCGACGTGCTGCTGCCGGGGACGCCGGAACAGGTGTGGCAGGCGATCGCCACCGGCCCCGGCCTCAGCGCCTGGTTCACCGCCACCCAGGTCGAGGAGCGGGTCGGCGGAGCCATCCGCTTCGAGTTCGGCGAGGGCATGGCTTCCGCCGGCACCGTCACGGCCTGGGAGCCGCCGTTCCGTTTCGCCTATGAGGAGACGGGCTGGAACGGCGAGGCTCCGCCGGTGGCGACGGAATGCGTCATCACCAGCCGGTCCGGCGACACCTGCGTGCTGCGGCTGGTCCACACCCTGTTCACCACCGACGGCCGCTGGGACGACGAGCTGGAGGGCTTTGAATCCGGCTGGCCGGGCTTCTTCGTCATCCTGCAGCTGTATCTGAAGCGGTTCGCCGGCCTGCCGGCGGCGCCGGCCCGGGCCATGGCCATGCATCCGGGCCCCGACCTCGCCGCCTGGACCGACCTGGCCGGCCGGCTCGGCTTCGCCGGCGCGAATGTCGGCGAACGATGGGCCACGCCGGCCGGTGTCCCGGCGCTGGCCGGGACGGTGGAGCGGGTGCAACAGGACGCCAAGTCGCGCGAGGTGACCGTGGCGCTGGACCAGCCGGCGCCCGGCATCGCGTTGATCGGGGTCCATGGCTGGCAGGGCCGGGCCCGGGTGGCGGCGAGCGTCTTCTTCTACGGCGACCGCGCCGCCGACACCGCCGCCCGGTTCGAGGCCGAGCTGCGCCGTTGGACCCGCGAAACCTATCCGGACAAGGAAGAGGGTTAG
- a CDS encoding SRPBCC domain-containing protein: MPVKKDETGRRYVEAEVEVPGTPEEVWQAIATGPGITSWFVPTEVEERVGGAVTANFGPGMDSLATITAWDPPHRFAADSRDGMGPGGPTIATEWSVEAKAGGTCIVRVVHAWFADGDDWDAQFEGHEHGWRSFFRILRLYLAHFRGQHGANLQLMGVGSEPTASEAWVALTGRLGIAGAGPGRRVQSAAGAPALAGQVESIGPDEHPELLLRLDAPAPGIAHLFALPMAGQVFLPVRLYLFGNQPAAVAAREGPAWQAWMARHFPMPAQPG; the protein is encoded by the coding sequence ATGCCCGTGAAGAAGGACGAGACCGGTCGCCGTTATGTCGAGGCCGAGGTCGAGGTGCCCGGCACGCCGGAGGAGGTGTGGCAGGCGATCGCCACCGGGCCCGGCATCACCTCCTGGTTCGTGCCGACCGAGGTGGAGGAGCGGGTGGGGGGCGCCGTGACCGCCAATTTCGGGCCGGGGATGGATTCGCTGGCCACCATCACGGCATGGGATCCGCCGCACCGCTTCGCCGCCGACAGCCGCGACGGCATGGGCCCGGGCGGCCCGACCATCGCCACCGAATGGAGCGTGGAGGCCAAGGCCGGCGGCACCTGCATCGTCCGGGTGGTCCACGCCTGGTTCGCCGACGGCGACGACTGGGACGCCCAGTTCGAGGGGCACGAGCACGGGTGGCGGTCGTTCTTCCGCATCCTGCGCCTGTATCTCGCCCACTTCCGTGGTCAGCACGGCGCGAACCTTCAGCTGATGGGCGTGGGATCGGAACCGACCGCCTCGGAAGCTTGGGTTGCCCTGACCGGGCGGCTCGGCATTGCCGGGGCCGGGCCGGGCCGGCGGGTGCAATCGGCGGCCGGCGCACCGGCTTTGGCCGGGCAGGTCGAGAGCATTGGCCCGGACGAGCATCCGGAGCTGCTGCTGCGGCTCGACGCGCCGGCGCCCGGCATCGCCCATCTCTTCGCCTTGCCGATGGCCGGCCAGGTCTTTCTGCCGGTGCGGCTCTATCTGTTCGGCAACCAGCCGGCGGCCGTCGCCGCGCGGGAGGGGCCGGCGTGGCAGGCCTGGATGGCCCGCCACTTCCCGATGCCGGCCCAGCCGGGCTAG